One genomic window of Ottowia oryzae includes the following:
- the rplB gene encoding 50S ribosomal protein L2, with product MAVIKIKPTSPGRRAMIKVTRDHLHKGEGFAPLLEPQFQKAGRNNNGRITTRHKGGGHRHHYRVVDFRRDKDGIPAKVERVEYDPNRSAHIALVCYADGERRYIIAPRGVEVGSQLLSGAEAPIRAGNTLPIRNIPVGSTIHCIELKPGAGAQIARSAGTSATLLAREGTYAQVRMRSGEVRKIHIECRATIGEVANEEHSLRRLGKAGVKRWMGIRPTVRGIVMNPVDHPMGGGEGRSKSGRQPVDPWGNLTKGYRTRSNKRTQNMIVSRRKK from the coding sequence ATGGCCGTCATCAAGATCAAACCGACCTCGCCTGGCCGCCGCGCCATGATCAAGGTCACGCGCGACCACCTGCACAAAGGTGAAGGTTTCGCGCCCCTGCTGGAGCCGCAATTCCAGAAGGCTGGCCGCAACAACAACGGCCGCATCACCACCCGCCACAAGGGCGGTGGTCATCGTCACCACTACCGCGTCGTCGACTTCCGTCGCGACAAGGATGGCATTCCGGCCAAAGTCGAACGCGTTGAGTACGACCCGAACCGCAGCGCGCACATCGCGCTGGTGTGCTATGCCGATGGCGAGCGCCGCTACATCATCGCCCCGCGCGGTGTGGAAGTCGGCAGCCAGCTGCTGAGCGGCGCCGAAGCGCCGATCCGCGCCGGCAACACGCTGCCCATCCGCAACATCCCGGTGGGTTCGACCATCCATTGCATCGAGCTCAAGCCCGGTGCTGGTGCCCAGATCGCCCGCTCGGCCGGTACGTCCGCCACGCTGCTGGCGCGCGAAGGCACCTACGCTCAAGTGCGTATGCGCTCTGGCGAAGTGCGCAAGATCCACATCGAGTGCCGTGCCACGATCGGTGAAGTCGCCAACGAAGAGCACAGCCTGCGCCGTTTGGGCAAGGCCGGTGTGAAGCGCTGGATGGGTATCCGTCCGACCGTCCGCGGTATCGTGATGAACCCGGTCGATCACCCGATGGGTGGTGGTGAAGGTCGAAGCAAGTCGGGCCGCCAGCCTGTTGACCCATGGGGCAACCTGACCAAGGGCTATCGCACCCGTTCTAACAAGCGTACGCAGAACATGATTGTTTCGCGTCGCAAGAAGTAA
- the rplW gene encoding 50S ribosomal protein L23 — protein MSRINPTPKERQFDEGRLMQVLIAPVISEKATLVAEKSNAVTFKVLRDATKPEIKAAVELLFKVEVKGVSVANIKGKTKRFGRTIGRRDHVRKAYVLLKEGQELNLSGEAA, from the coding sequence ATGAGCCGCATCAATCCGACTCCGAAAGAGCGCCAGTTCGACGAAGGCCGCCTGATGCAGGTCCTCATCGCTCCGGTGATCTCCGAAAAGGCCACGCTGGTGGCCGAAAAGTCCAATGCCGTCACCTTCAAGGTGCTGCGCGACGCGACTAAGCCCGAAATCAAAGCCGCTGTTGAACTGCTGTTCAAGGTGGAAGTCAAGGGCGTGTCCGTGGCCAACATCAAAGGCAAGACCAAGCGCTTTGGTCGCACCATCGGTCGTCGTGACCACGTGCGCAAGGCCTACGTCCTGCTCAAGGAAGGTCAAGAGCTGAACCTGTCTGGGGAGGCTGCGTAA
- the rplD gene encoding 50S ribosomal protein L4 gives MQLELLNEQGQAASKVDAPETLFGRDYNEALVHQLVVAYKANARQGTRAQKDREQVKHSTKKPFRQKGTGNARAGMTSSPLWRGGGRTFPNSPEENFAQKINKKMYRAGMASIFSQLAREGRLAVVDSIKVDSPKTKQLAARFKSMKLDSVLVIADEVDENLYLASRNLGNVLVIEPRYADPVSLVHYKKVLVTKGAIDKLKEMFA, from the coding sequence ATGCAACTCGAACTCCTCAACGAACAAGGTCAGGCTGCCTCCAAGGTGGATGCCCCTGAAACGCTGTTCGGCCGCGACTACAACGAAGCGCTGGTGCACCAGCTGGTGGTGGCCTACAAGGCCAATGCCCGCCAAGGTACGCGCGCTCAGAAAGATCGCGAACAGGTCAAGCACTCGACCAAGAAGCCGTTCCGCCAAAAAGGTACGGGTAATGCCCGCGCCGGTATGACGTCCTCGCCGCTGTGGCGCGGGGGTGGTCGCACCTTCCCGAACAGCCCGGAAGAGAACTTCGCCCAGAAGATCAACAAGAAGATGTACCGCGCCGGCATGGCGTCCATCTTCTCCCAGCTGGCGCGTGAAGGCCGCCTGGCCGTGGTGGACTCGATCAAGGTCGATTCGCCCAAGACCAAGCAGCTGGCCGCCCGCTTCAAGTCCATGAAGCTCGATTCCGTGCTCGTGATCGCCGATGAAGTCGACGAAAACCTGTACCTGGCTTCGCGCAACCTGGGCAACGTGCTGGTGATCGAGCCGCGTTACGCCGATCCCGTGTCGCTGGTGCACTACAAGAAGGTGCTGGTCACCAAGGGTGCCATCGACAAGCTCAAGGAGATGTTCGCATGA
- the rplC gene encoding 50S ribosomal protein L3: MSQSNRLGLLGRKVGMMRLFTDDGDAVPVTVVDVSNNRVTQVKTQENDGYVALQVTFGARKASRVSKPQAGHLAKAGVEAGEITQEFRVDDAVAGKYAAGAAVPVADVFAAGQKVDVQGTSIGKGYAGTIKRHNFSSQRASHGNSRSHNVPGSISMAQDPGRVFPGKKMTGHMGDETVTTQNLDVVRVDEARQLLLIKGAVPGSRGGFVTVRPAVKAPEGKAKEEA, translated from the coding sequence ATGAGTCAAAGCAATCGATTGGGGTTGCTGGGGCGCAAGGTGGGCATGATGCGTCTGTTCACCGATGACGGCGATGCAGTGCCCGTCACGGTGGTCGATGTGTCGAACAACCGCGTTACCCAGGTCAAAACCCAGGAAAACGATGGCTACGTGGCCCTGCAGGTCACGTTTGGCGCACGCAAAGCCTCGCGCGTGTCCAAGCCCCAAGCCGGCCACCTCGCCAAGGCGGGTGTCGAAGCCGGTGAAATCACCCAGGAATTCCGCGTGGACGACGCCGTCGCCGGCAAATACGCCGCTGGCGCCGCCGTGCCCGTGGCCGACGTGTTTGCCGCTGGCCAGAAAGTCGACGTGCAAGGCACCTCGATCGGTAAAGGCTACGCCGGTACCATCAAGCGCCACAACTTCAGCTCGCAGCGCGCGTCGCACGGTAACAGCCGTTCGCACAACGTGCCGGGCTCGATCTCCATGGCGCAGGATCCTGGCCGCGTGTTCCCGGGCAAGAAGATGACCGGTCACATGGGCGATGAGACTGTCACCACCCAGAACCTGGATGTCGTTCGCGTCGACGAAGCACGCCAGCTGCTGCTGATCAAGGGCGCTGTCCCTGGTTCGCGCGGCGGTTTCGTGACCGTGCGTCCGGCCGTCAAGGCGCCGGAAGGCAAAGCGAAAGAGGAGGCGTAA
- the rpsJ gene encoding 30S ribosomal protein S10 → MAKQKIRIRLKAFDYKLIDQSAAEIVDTAKRTGAVVKGPVPLPTRMKRFDILRSPHVNKTSRDQFEIRTHQRLMDIVDPTDKTVDALMKLDLPAGVDVEIKLQ, encoded by the coding sequence ATGGCCAAGCAAAAGATCCGTATCCGCCTGAAGGCATTTGATTACAAGCTGATCGACCAGTCGGCAGCTGAGATCGTTGACACCGCCAAGCGCACCGGCGCCGTGGTCAAGGGCCCCGTGCCCCTGCCTACGCGCATGAAGCGCTTCGACATCTTGCGTTCGCCGCACGTCAACAAGACCAGCCGCGACCAGTTCGAGATCCGTACGCATCAGCGTCTGATGGACATCGTCGATCCCACCGACAAGACCGTCGACGCGCTGATGAAGCTGGATCTGCCGGCCGGCGTGGACGTCGAAATCAAGCTGCAGTGA
- the tuf gene encoding elongation factor Tu — protein MAKEKFERSKPHVNVGTIGHVDHGKTTLTAAIATVLSKKFGGEAKAYDQIDAAPEEKARGITINTAHVEYETANRHYAHVDCPGHADYVKNMITGAAQMDGAILVCSAADGPMPQTREHILLSRQVGVPYIIVFLNKADMVDDAELLELVEMEVRELLSKYEFPGDDTPIIKGSAKLALEGDTGELGEQAIMKLADALDTYIPTPERAIDGAFLMPVEDVFSISGRGTVVTGRIERGIIKVGEEIEIVGIKPTQKTTCTGVEMFRKLLDQGQAGDNVGILLRGTKREEVERGQVLCKPGSIKPHTEFVGEVYVLSKDEGGRHTPFFNNYRPQFYFRTTDVTGSIELPADKEMVMPGDNVSITVKLIAPIAMEEGLRFAIREGGRTVGAGVVAKIIA, from the coding sequence ATGGCAAAAGAGAAATTTGAGCGTAGCAAGCCGCACGTGAACGTGGGCACGATTGGTCACGTGGACCACGGCAAGACGACACTGACCGCGGCCATTGCCACGGTGCTGTCCAAGAAATTCGGTGGCGAGGCCAAGGCCTACGACCAGATTGACGCAGCGCCCGAAGAAAAAGCGCGCGGCATCACCATCAACACCGCCCACGTCGAATACGAAACCGCCAACCGCCACTACGCCCACGTGGACTGCCCTGGCCACGCCGACTATGTGAAAAACATGATCACCGGCGCCGCCCAGATGGACGGCGCCATCCTGGTGTGCTCGGCCGCTGACGGCCCCATGCCCCAAACGCGCGAGCACATCCTGCTGAGCCGTCAGGTTGGCGTGCCCTACATCATCGTGTTCCTGAACAAGGCCGACATGGTCGACGACGCCGAACTGCTCGAACTCGTCGAAATGGAAGTGCGCGAGCTGCTCTCCAAATACGAATTCCCCGGCGATGACACCCCCATCATCAAAGGCTCGGCCAAACTGGCCCTGGAAGGCGACACCGGCGAGCTGGGCGAACAAGCCATCATGAAGCTGGCCGACGCCCTGGACACCTACATCCCCACGCCTGAGCGCGCCATCGACGGCGCCTTCCTCATGCCCGTGGAAGACGTGTTCTCCATCTCCGGCCGCGGCACCGTCGTGACCGGTCGTATCGAGCGCGGCATCATCAAAGTCGGCGAAGAAATCGAAATCGTCGGCATCAAGCCCACGCAGAAAACCACCTGCACCGGCGTCGAGATGTTCCGCAAGCTGCTCGACCAAGGCCAAGCTGGCGACAACGTCGGTATCCTGCTGCGCGGCACCAAACGCGAAGAAGTCGAGCGCGGCCAAGTGCTGTGCAAGCCCGGCTCCATCAAGCCCCACACCGAATTCGTCGGTGAGGTCTATGTGCTGAGCAAAGACGAAGGCGGCCGTCACACGCCCTTCTTCAACAACTACCGTCCGCAGTTCTACTTCCGCACCACCGACGTCACCGGCAGCATCGAGCTGCCCGCTGACAAAGAAATGGTGATGCCTGGCGACAACGTGTCGATCACCGTCAAGCTGATCGCCCCCATCGCCATGGAAGAAGGCCTGCGCTTCGCTATCCGCGAAGGCGGCCGTACCGTGGGCGCTGGCGTCGTCGCCAAGATCATTGCGTGA
- the fusA gene encoding elongation factor G produces the protein MARKTPIERYRNIGISAHIDAGKTTTTERILFYTGVTHKLGEVHDGAATTDWMEQEQERGITITSAAVTCFWKGMDMSYPEHRFNIIDTPGHVDFTIEVERSMRVLDGACMVYCAVGGVQPQSETVWRQANKYKVPRLAFVNKMDRTGANFFKVVDQIKTRLNGNPVPVVIPIGAEEGFKGVVDLVKMKAIIWDEASQGMKFDYQDIPAELVDTAKEWREKMVESAAEASEDLMNKYLEEGDLSEADIKAGLRARTLAVEIQPMLCGTAFKNKGVQRMLDAVIDYLPSPVDIPDVEGTDPDDEEKKLSRKADDGEKFSSLAFKLMTDPFVGQLTFVRVYSGVLSKGDTVFNSVKGKKERIGRIVQMMANERIEVEEIRAGDIAACVGLKDVTTGETLCDVGSPIVLERMVFPEPVIAQAVEPKTKADQEKMGIALSRLAAEDPSFRVRTDEESGQTIIAGMGELHLEIIVDRMKREFGVEANVGKPQVAYRETVRKTVTDVEGKFVRQSGGKGQYGHVVFTLEPQEPGKGFEFVDAIKGGVVPREYIPAVQKGVEEALTSGVLAGYPVVDVKVTLTFGSYHDVDSSEQAFKMAAIFGFKEAARKATPVILEPMMAVEVETPEDYAGTVMGDLSSRRGMVQGMDDMVGGGKVIKAEVPLSEMFGYSTDLRSATQGRATYTMEFKHYAEAPKNVADAIVAARAK, from the coding sequence ATGGCTCGCAAGACCCCCATCGAGCGCTATCGCAACATCGGCATCTCCGCGCACATCGACGCTGGCAAGACCACGACGACCGAGCGCATCCTGTTCTACACCGGCGTGACCCACAAGCTGGGCGAGGTGCATGACGGCGCGGCCACGACCGACTGGATGGAGCAGGAGCAAGAGCGCGGCATCACCATCACTTCCGCAGCAGTCACCTGCTTCTGGAAGGGTATGGACATGTCCTACCCGGAGCACCGCTTCAACATCATCGACACCCCCGGACACGTGGACTTCACCATCGAGGTGGAGCGTTCCATGCGCGTGCTGGACGGTGCCTGCATGGTGTACTGCGCCGTGGGTGGCGTGCAGCCGCAGTCCGAGACGGTGTGGCGTCAGGCCAACAAGTACAAGGTGCCGCGTCTGGCGTTCGTCAACAAGATGGACCGCACCGGTGCCAACTTCTTCAAGGTCGTCGACCAGATCAAGACGCGCCTGAACGGCAACCCCGTTCCGGTCGTGATCCCCATCGGCGCGGAAGAAGGCTTCAAAGGCGTGGTCGACCTGGTCAAGATGAAAGCGATCATCTGGGACGAGGCTTCGCAAGGCATGAAGTTCGACTACCAGGACATTCCTGCCGAACTGGTCGACACCGCCAAGGAATGGCGCGAGAAGATGGTCGAGTCGGCTGCCGAAGCCAGCGAAGACCTGATGAACAAATACCTTGAAGAAGGCGACCTTTCGGAAGCCGACATCAAGGCCGGACTGCGCGCGCGCACGCTGGCGGTCGAAATCCAGCCCATGCTGTGCGGCACCGCGTTCAAGAACAAGGGCGTGCAGCGCATGCTGGACGCCGTGATCGACTACCTGCCCTCGCCCGTGGACATCCCGGACGTGGAAGGCACCGATCCTGACGACGAAGAGAAGAAGCTGTCGCGCAAGGCCGATGACGGTGAGAAGTTCTCTTCGCTGGCATTCAAGCTGATGACCGACCCGTTCGTGGGCCAGTTGACCTTCGTGCGCGTCTATTCCGGCGTGCTGAGCAAGGGCGACACCGTGTTCAACTCGGTCAAGGGCAAGAAGGAACGCATCGGCCGTATCGTGCAGATGATGGCGAACGAGCGTATCGAAGTGGAAGAAATTCGCGCTGGCGACATCGCTGCATGCGTTGGTCTGAAGGACGTGACCACCGGTGAAACCCTGTGCGATGTGGGTTCCCCCATCGTGCTCGAGCGCATGGTGTTCCCCGAGCCCGTGATCGCGCAGGCCGTCGAGCCCAAGACCAAGGCCGACCAGGAGAAGATGGGTATCGCCCTGTCGCGCCTGGCCGCCGAGGATCCCTCCTTCCGGGTACGCACCGACGAGGAATCGGGCCAGACCATCATCGCCGGCATGGGCGAGCTGCACCTCGAGATCATCGTGGATCGCATGAAGCGCGAATTCGGCGTGGAAGCCAACGTGGGCAAGCCCCAGGTGGCCTACCGCGAAACCGTGCGCAAGACGGTCACCGACGTCGAAGGCAAGTTCGTGCGTCAGTCGGGCGGTAAGGGCCAGTACGGTCACGTCGTGTTCACGCTGGAGCCGCAAGAGCCTGGCAAGGGCTTCGAGTTCGTCGACGCCATCAAGGGCGGTGTGGTGCCTCGCGAGTACATCCCTGCGGTGCAGAAGGGTGTCGAAGAAGCGCTGACCTCCGGCGTGCTGGCTGGCTACCCGGTGGTGGACGTGAAAGTCACGTTGACCTTCGGTTCGTACCACGACGTGGACTCGTCCGAGCAGGCGTTCAAGATGGCCGCCATCTTCGGTTTCAAGGAAGCCGCCCGCAAGGCGACGCCCGTGATTCTGGAGCCCATGATGGCGGTGGAAGTCGAAACGCCGGAAGACTACGCCGGCACGGTGATGGGCGACTTGTCGTCTCGCCGCGGCATGGTGCAGGGCATGGACGACATGGTCGGCGGTGGCAAGGTCATCAAGGCCGAAGTGCCGCTGTCGGAAATGTTCGGCTACTCGACCGATCTGCGCTCGGCCACGCAAGGCCGTGCGACGTACACGATGGAGTTCAAGCACTACGCTGAAGCGCCGAAGAACGTGGCCGACGCCATCGTGGCTGCCCGCGCCAAGTGA
- the rpsG gene encoding 30S ribosomal protein S7 produces MPRRREVPKREILPDPKYGNVELSKFMNVIMEGGKKAVAERIIYGALEQMEKKSGKDPLELFVIAINNVKPMVEVKSRRVGGANYQVPVEVRPVRRLALSMRWIKEAARKRGEKSMAMRLANELLEANEGRGGAMKKRDEVHRMAEANKAFSHFRF; encoded by the coding sequence ATGCCACGTCGTCGCGAAGTCCCTAAACGTGAAATCCTGCCGGATCCCAAGTACGGCAATGTCGAGCTGTCCAAATTCATGAACGTCATCATGGAAGGCGGCAAGAAGGCGGTTGCCGAGCGCATCATTTACGGCGCGCTCGAGCAAATGGAGAAGAAAAGCGGCAAAGACCCGCTGGAGCTCTTCGTCATCGCCATCAACAACGTCAAGCCGATGGTCGAGGTCAAGTCTCGCCGCGTCGGTGGCGCCAACTACCAGGTGCCCGTGGAAGTGCGTCCCGTGCGCCGCCTGGCGCTGTCGATGCGCTGGATCAAGGAAGCCGCCCGCAAGCGCGGTGAAAAATCCATGGCGATGCGCCTGGCCAACGAACTGCTGGAGGCCAACGAAGGTCGCGGCGGTGCCATGAAAAAGCGTGACGAAGTGCACCGCATGGCCGAAGCCAACAAGGCGTTCAGCCACTTCCGATTCTGA
- the rpsL gene encoding 30S ribosomal protein S12: MPTISQLVRQGRTVEKTKSKSPAMQNSPQRRGVCTRVYTTTPKKPNSALRKVAKVRLTNGFEVISYIGGEGHNLQEHSVVLVRGGRVKDLPGVRYHIVRGSLDLQGVKDRKQSRSKYGAKRPKKA, from the coding sequence ATGCCAACCATCAGTCAACTGGTGCGTCAGGGGCGGACGGTCGAGAAGACCAAATCCAAAAGCCCTGCGATGCAAAATTCGCCGCAGCGTCGCGGCGTGTGCACCCGCGTGTACACCACGACGCCGAAGAAGCCGAACTCGGCGCTTCGTAAAGTCGCCAAAGTGCGTCTGACCAACGGTTTCGAGGTCATCTCGTACATCGGCGGTGAAGGCCACAACCTGCAAGAGCACAGCGTGGTGCTGGTGCGCGGCGGCCGGGTCAAGGATTTGCCCGGCGTGCGCTACCACATCGTGCGCGGCTCGCTTGACTTGCAAGGCGTGAAAGACCGCAAGCAGTCGCGCTCCAAGTACGGCGCCAAGCGCCCCAAGAAGGCCTAA
- a CDS encoding D-alanyl-D-alanine carboxypeptidase family protein has protein sequence MLFQSLSRFLGTALLAVVAAAAPAVHAQQAPQPPEVAAKSYLLMDVSAHQILASKEIDTPVEPASLTKLMSAYLVFDALKSKKLSLTQTLPVSDRAWKMPGSRMFIDPKMQVPVEDLIKGMIVQSGNDATMALAEGVGGTAEHFVQLMNDQAKALGMKNTSYRNPEGLTEAGHTTTARDLATLAMRLMTDFPEYVHYYTIKKYRYPGTPASNDTNRNALLFRDPTVDGLKTGHTNAAGYCLVATAKRDFPNLQGRRLLSVVLGTASENARANESQKLLNWGYTAYEGVKLFDAGKAVATPKVWKGKTAELKLGSSTPIIVAVPSGMAGQVKTEVARPEPLIAPFKQGQRVATLKVKLGEQQLTEVPLVALEPVEEAGFLGRAWDAMRLWIQ, from the coding sequence ATGCTTTTCCAATCCTTATCGCGCTTTCTGGGCACCGCGCTGCTCGCCGTGGTGGCCGCCGCAGCCCCCGCCGTTCACGCGCAGCAGGCGCCGCAGCCACCCGAAGTGGCGGCCAAGTCGTACCTGCTGATGGACGTGTCGGCCCACCAGATCCTGGCTTCCAAAGAGATCGACACGCCGGTCGAGCCCGCCTCACTCACCAAGCTGATGAGCGCCTACCTGGTGTTCGACGCGCTCAAGTCCAAGAAGCTCAGCCTGACGCAGACGCTGCCCGTGAGCGACCGCGCCTGGAAGATGCCCGGCTCGCGCATGTTCATCGACCCCAAGATGCAGGTGCCCGTGGAAGACCTGATCAAGGGCATGATCGTGCAGTCCGGCAACGACGCCACCATGGCCCTGGCCGAAGGCGTGGGCGGCACGGCCGAGCACTTCGTGCAGCTGATGAACGACCAGGCCAAGGCGCTGGGCATGAAAAACACCAGCTACCGCAACCCCGAGGGGCTGACCGAGGCCGGCCACACCACCACTGCGCGCGACTTGGCCACGCTGGCCATGCGGCTGATGACCGACTTCCCCGAGTACGTGCACTACTACACCATCAAGAAGTACCGCTACCCGGGCACGCCCGCCAGCAACGACACCAACCGCAACGCGCTGCTGTTCCGTGATCCCACCGTCGACGGCCTGAAAACCGGCCACACCAACGCCGCAGGCTACTGCCTGGTGGCCACGGCCAAGCGCGACTTCCCCAACCTGCAGGGGCGCCGCCTGCTGTCGGTCGTGCTCGGCACCGCCAGCGAGAACGCCCGCGCCAACGAATCGCAAAAACTGCTGAACTGGGGCTACACCGCCTATGAAGGTGTGAAACTGTTCGACGCCGGCAAGGCCGTGGCCACACCCAAGGTCTGGAAGGGCAAGACGGCCGAATTGAAACTGGGCAGCAGCACCCCCATCATCGTGGCAGTGCCCTCTGGCATGGCTGGGCAAGTCAAGACCGAAGTCGCCCGCCCTGAGCCGCTGATCGCCCCCTTCAAACAGGGCCAGCGCGTGGCCACGCTCAAGGTCAAGCTGGGCGAGCAGCAACTGACCGAAGTGCCGCTGGTGGCGCTCGAGCCGGTGGAGGAAGCTGGCTTCCTCGGCCGCGCATGGGATGCCATGCGCCTGTGGATCCAGTAA
- a CDS encoding alpha/beta hydrolase: MNAQTQSLTLQGPAGAIEALLDLPDPAQFAAARGTAVIAHPHPLFAGTMTNKVVQTLARACVQCGWRALRFNFRGVGASAGAYDEGRGEVDDMLAAVAAQAPAGEALVIAGFSFGAYVASRAVAALHGPRPIDGVVLVGTAASRFDVAPVPPELQPQTLVVHGELDDTVPLASVMDWARPQSLPVTVVPGGEHFFHGQLPLLKTLVVRHLRP, from the coding sequence ATGAATGCCCAGACGCAATCCCTGACCCTGCAAGGCCCGGCCGGCGCCATCGAAGCGCTGCTCGACTTGCCCGACCCGGCGCAGTTCGCCGCCGCGCGCGGCACCGCCGTCATCGCCCACCCGCATCCGCTGTTCGCCGGCACCATGACCAACAAGGTCGTGCAAACGCTGGCGCGCGCCTGCGTGCAATGCGGTTGGCGCGCGCTGCGCTTCAACTTTCGCGGCGTGGGTGCCAGCGCCGGCGCCTACGACGAAGGCCGTGGCGAGGTGGACGACATGCTCGCCGCCGTGGCCGCGCAGGCGCCCGCGGGCGAGGCGCTGGTCATCGCCGGTTTTTCCTTTGGCGCCTACGTGGCCAGCCGCGCCGTGGCCGCCCTGCACGGCCCCCGCCCGATCGACGGCGTGGTGCTGGTGGGCACCGCCGCATCGCGCTTCGACGTGGCCCCCGTCCCGCCCGAGCTGCAACCGCAAACCCTGGTGGTGCACGGCGAGCTGGACGACACCGTGCCGCTGGCCTCGGTCATGGACTGGGCGCGCCCGCAAAGCCTGCCCGTGACCGTGGTGCCGGGCGGCGAACACTTCTTTCACGGACAATTGCCGCTGCTCAAGACGCTGGTCGTGCGGCACTTGCGGCCTTGA
- a CDS encoding (2Fe-2S) ferredoxin domain-containing protein, whose translation MSSAPSPSYYQRHIFFCLNQRENGEASCGDHDAQAAFDHCKARVKQAGLSGPGKVRVNKAGCLDRCAGGPIAVVYPEAVWYSYVDKSDIDEIVESHLRDGKVVERLLTPPDLGR comes from the coding sequence ATGAGTTCCGCGCCATCGCCCTCTTATTACCAGCGCCACATCTTCTTTTGCCTGAACCAGCGGGAGAACGGCGAAGCCTCGTGCGGTGACCACGACGCCCAGGCCGCGTTCGACCACTGCAAGGCCCGCGTCAAGCAGGCCGGGCTCTCTGGCCCGGGCAAGGTGCGCGTGAACAAGGCCGGCTGCCTGGACCGCTGCGCTGGCGGGCCCATCGCCGTGGTGTACCCCGAAGCTGTCTGGTACAGCTACGTGGACAAGAGCGACATCGACGAGATCGTCGAATCCCACCTGCGCGACGGCAAGGTGGTGGAACGCCTGCTGACGCCGCCCGACTTGGGCCGCTGA
- a CDS encoding CopD family protein encodes MLWVKALHIVFVTSWFAGLFYLPRIYVNLAMVPPGSVAERERLLLMSRKLYRFMTLLAVPAIGLGLWLWLGYGIGRGPGNGWLHAKLLIVLLLIAYHAWCGRLLAQSQRGEPMHSHRWFRWFNEVPVLLLLAAVMLVVVKPF; translated from the coding sequence ATGCTCTGGGTCAAGGCACTGCACATCGTCTTCGTGACCAGCTGGTTCGCCGGTCTGTTCTATTTGCCACGCATCTACGTCAACCTGGCCATGGTGCCGCCGGGTTCCGTGGCCGAGCGCGAGCGGCTGCTGCTGATGTCGCGCAAGCTCTACCGCTTCATGACCCTGCTGGCGGTGCCCGCCATCGGCCTGGGGCTGTGGCTGTGGCTGGGTTACGGCATCGGGCGCGGGCCGGGCAACGGCTGGCTGCACGCCAAGCTGCTGATCGTGCTGCTGCTGATCGCCTACCACGCGTGGTGCGGCCGCCTGCTGGCGCAAAGCCAGCGCGGCGAGCCGATGCACAGCCACCGGTGGTTCCGCTGGTTCAACGAAGTGCCGGTGCTGCTGCTGCTGGCGGCCGTGATGCTGGTGGTCGTCAAACCGTTCTGA
- the hemB gene encoding porphobilinogen synthase, whose protein sequence is MTAPIAPFPSLRPRRLRRDDFTRRLVREHALSVNDLIYPVFVLDGKGRREPVPSMPGVERVSLDQLLPVAEDCVALGIPVLALFPVIDAKLKDDKGSEATNPRGLIPRVVKELKKRFPELGVLTDVALDPYTSHGQDGWLDKSGYILNDETVGQLVKQALTQAAAGVDIVAPSDMMDGRIGAIREALEAKGHIHTRIMAYSAKYASAFYGPFRDAVGSSANLGKSNKKVYQMDPGNTDEALREVAIDLAEGADMVMVKPGMPYLDIVRRVKDEFHVPTFAYQVSGEYAMLKAAAQNGWLDHDQVVMESLLAFKRAGADGVLTYFARDAARLLLNK, encoded by the coding sequence ATGACAGCCCCAATTGCCCCCTTCCCATCCCTGCGGCCGCGCCGCCTGCGCCGCGACGACTTCACCCGCCGGCTGGTGCGCGAGCACGCCTTGTCGGTCAACGACCTGATCTACCCGGTGTTCGTGCTGGACGGCAAGGGCCGGCGCGAGCCGGTGCCCTCCATGCCGGGCGTCGAGCGCGTGTCGCTCGACCAGCTGCTGCCGGTGGCCGAGGATTGCGTGGCGCTGGGCATTCCGGTGCTGGCGCTGTTCCCCGTGATCGACGCGAAGCTCAAGGACGACAAGGGCAGCGAAGCCACCAACCCGCGCGGGCTGATCCCGCGCGTGGTCAAAGAGCTGAAAAAGCGCTTTCCCGAGCTGGGCGTGCTGACCGACGTGGCGCTGGACCCGTACACCAGCCACGGCCAGGACGGCTGGCTGGACAAATCCGGCTACATCCTGAACGACGAAACCGTGGGCCAGCTGGTCAAGCAGGCGCTGACGCAGGCCGCCGCCGGCGTGGACATCGTCGCGCCCAGCGACATGATGGACGGGCGCATCGGCGCCATCCGCGAAGCGCTGGAGGCCAAGGGCCACATCCACACCCGCATCATGGCCTACAGCGCCAAGTACGCCAGCGCGTTCTACGGCCCGTTCCGCGACGCGGTGGGCTCGTCCGCCAACCTGGGTAAAAGCAATAAAAAGGTCTACCAGATGGACCCGGGCAACACCGACGAGGCGCTGCGCGAAGTGGCGATCGACCTGGCCGAGGGCGCCGACATGGTGATGGTCAAGCCCGGCATGCCCTACCTGGACATCGTGCGCCGCGTGAAGGACGAATTCCACGTGCCCACCTTCGCCTACCAGGTCAGCGGCGAATACGCCATGCTGAAGGCCGCCGCGCAGAACGGCTGGCTGGACCACGACCAGGTGGTGATGGAATCGCTGCTGGCCTTCAAGCGCGCGGGCGCCGACGGCGTGCTGACCTACTTTGCGCGCGACGCGGCCCGTTTGCTATTGAATAAATAG